A stretch of Porites lutea chromosome 5, jaPorLute2.1, whole genome shotgun sequence DNA encodes these proteins:
- the LOC140936310 gene encoding glycosaminoglycan xylosylkinase-like, with translation MVEIWPLSVFYRAYFGTMKFKERFAFCMCLVCLVVPFLWLRWQISDENKHPLILSVSDTQSLMDEMDFNRVDHTHRKQRSNEQMLMSRSERKDHVKPSLSISLENREEKYVGDVDAEQGNKLKRQDAINDVDYEYDDPWTIWKDMVKSRQITSNNDSDSINMILEAMIYKPIVAAGVGHGGTQLKASLILEGNQRVVFKPMRYSRDYVIEGPPYKGFDRHNGEIAAFHLDRILGFYRAPPVAGRRVNLEEEIEPIGEKRLMDTFFKEGKNTCFYGVCYYCKKAEAACANGTVMEGSVTLWLPAGWPLKNWRHPWQRTYRDDRKALWEVDNTYCKKKVLRTPPYNSGPRLLDIMDTALFDFLIGNGDRHHYETFRDEGDRGMLLHLDNAKSFGNPYHDEMSILAPVYQCCKVRKSTWNRFLSLSRERTPLSELLRQATKDDPVAPVLSEPQFKAIDRRLKIAMDTVKKCIRQNGESAVLVADQVA, from the exons ATGGTGGAAATCTGGCCTCTTTCCGTGTTTTATCGAGCGTATTTTGGGACTATGAAGTTTAAAGAACGATTCGCGTTTTGTATGTGTTTAGTTTGTCTTGTTGTGCCTTTTCTATGGCTGCGATGGCAGATCTCGGATGAGAATAAACACCCGCTTATTCTCTCTGTAAGCGATACACAATCTCTTATGGACGAAATGGACTTTAATAGAGTGGATCATACACATCGAAAACAGCGATCGAACGAGCAAATGCTTATGTCGCGTTCAGAAAGAAAAGATCATGTAAAGCCAAGCCTATCTATATCTTTGGAGAACAGAGAGGAAAAGTATGTAGGCGACGTGGACGCCGAACAAGGAAACAAATTAAAGCGACAGGACGCTATTAATGACGTAGATTATGAATACGATGATCCGTGGACTATATGGAAAGACATGGTGAAATCTCGTCAAATCACCTCAAATAATGATAGTGACTCGATAAATATGATATTAGAGGCAATGATTTACAAACCCATAGTGGCAGCCGGGGTGGGGCATGGGGGAACACAATTAAAGGCTTCCTTAATCCTTGAAGGAAATCAGAGGGTTGTCTTCAAGCCTATGCG GTATTCTAGAGATTATGTAATAGAAGGGCCTCCATACAAAGGTTTTGACAGACACAATGGAGAAATAGCAGCATTCCATTTAGACAG AATTTTAGGATTCTACAGAGCTCCCCCCGTAGCTGGAAGAAGGGTCAACTTAGAAGAAGAGATAGAACCGATTGGAGAGAAGAGACTTATGGATACCTTCTTCAAGGAAG GTAAAAACACTTGCTTCTATGGGGTATGTTATTACTGTAAGAAAGCTGAAGCTGCATGTGCCAATGGTACAGTCATGGAAGGCTCTGTGACGCTGTGGCTTCCAGCAGGATGGCCCCTCAAGAACTGGAGACATCCGTGGCAGAGGACATACCGAGATGATAGAAAGGCATT atgGGAGGTGGACAACACATATTGCAAGAAAAAGGTGCTAAGAACTCCACCATACAATTCTGGGCCGCGGCTTCTTGATATTATGGACACAGCACTGTTTGATTTTTTAATAG GGAATGGAGACAGACATCATTATGAGACCTTTAGAGATGAAGGTGATAGGGGAATGCTGTTACACCTTGATAATGCAAAGAG CTTTGGTAACCCTTATCATGATGAAATGTCTATCCTTGCTCCAGTGTACCAATGTTGCAA AGTTCGAAAGTCAACATGGAATCGCTTTTTATCGTTAAGCAGAGAGAGGACTCCTTTAAGTGAACTTTTGCGGCAAGCGACTAAAGATGATCCTGTGGCGCCAGTTCTCTCAGAGCCTCAATTTAAAGCTATCGATAGAAGACTGAAAATAGCCATGGACACGGTCAAAAAGTGCATCAGGCAAAATGGGGAAAGTGCAGTTTTGGTCGCTGATCAAGTGGCATAG
- the LOC140936311 gene encoding mediator of RNA polymerase II transcription subunit 27-like — translation MADKVKNIEECISTASNLRSTVNRVFQDLASDSDVASQSTSDATDLSAAGKGAKITQTLKKNLVRVHKVLSELDKASDALASSENRSQSLGNTGLLSLDPVEDRTALYDKLLETYDWHEKLTSEAQQALSCLKRHHPSAVQSSDGASAAKKAKVTLKSETLNALKEFKTLYPQLEFSCSTTNSWGVYVFEVVVPKTFKAIISMPPRMTEIDRLVIRGLQENPLLEKEELWSQSRYAVFRKVTDYATSALLHYYSATDPAAQLRGVWKWLSSFQGLFSIKCTACGTHLKEEEENVLLPPCWRTYEDLSPYHYQCRP, via the exons ATGGCGGACAAAGTAAAAAACATCGAAGAGTGTATTTCGACAGCAAGTAATTTAAGATCGACCGTCAACAGAGTGTTTCAGGATCTTGCCTCTGATTCTGATGTAGCGAGTCAATCGACTAGTGACGCGACTGATCTTTCAGCTGCGGGCAAAGGAGCGAAAATCACTCAAACATTGAAGAAAAATCTTGTTAGAGTGCACAAAGTTTTGAG CGAGTTGGACAAAGCAAGTGATGCACTGGCTTCCTCAGAAAACCGCTCCCAATCTCTGGGGAATACCGGCTTATTGAGCCTGGACCCTGTGGAAGACAGAACTGCCCTCTATGACAAGCTTCTAGAAACCTACGACTGGCATGAAAAG TTGACTTCAGAGGCACAGCAGGCTTTATCATGCCTAAAACGACATCATCCTTCAGCAGTTCAAAGCTCAGATGGAGCCTCAGCAGCAAAGAAAGCCAAGGTCACTTTAAAAAG CGAAACATTAAATGCCTTAAAAGAATTCAAGACCTTGTATCCTCAGTTAGAGTTTTCATGTTCTACAACCAATAGCTGGGGAGTTTATGTTTTTGAG GTGGTCGTTCCAAAGACGTTCAAGGCGATAATCTCCATGCCGCCGAGAATGACAGAGATCGACCGGCTTGTCATCCGGGGACTACAGGAGAACCCTTTACTGGAAAAGGAG GAACTTTGGTCTCAGTCACGCTATGCTGTTTTTAGAAAG GTAACGGATTACGCGACTTCAGCGTTATTGCATTATTACTCTGCGACTGATCCTGCCGCACAACTGCGAGGAGTCTGG aaatgGTTAAGCAGTTTCCAAGGATTGTTCTCTATTAAATGTACCGCCTGCGGTACTCACTTGAAGGAGGAGGAAGAAAATGTATTATTACCTCCATGCTGGCGAACTTACGAAGATCTTTCTCCGTATCACTATCAGTGTAGACCCTAA
- the LOC140936321 gene encoding uncharacterized protein: protein MDTLLNISLFVLLVPLSCFHTRDYMVSAQNALQGRSCRWNQITILKPTGSECFNCPECPAGQGLVPQCGSRITADVSVECVHCQKGESYSDKHDISSCKPCTICDPNEETISPCTATKNAKCGKCNSGYYRAKSGDCHPCSWCCADSKEGDKEQQCIDQTNLPVNQVCRYDVNTIKCAPSKNNSTSHDPATSAVPNHAGAEGDVAYGMGSKKESNIILVIAISGFVALGICILIGLLYICNRKNDRPSHLTWATIPCVNRHPTQVVSTDKPPSPIVFGRKKSSTEPQIV from the exons ATGGATACACTTCTCAACATAAGCCTGTTTGTGTTGCTAGTGCCTTTATCCTGTTTTCATACGCGAGATTACATG GTATCTGCGCAAAATGCACTACAAGGAAGGAGCTGCAGATGGAACCAAATTACGATCCTGAAACCAACAGGAAGTGAATGTTTCAATTGCCCGGAGTGTCCCGCGGGTCAGGGCCTTGTCCCACAGTGCGGCTCACGTATCACTGCTGACGTCAGTGTGGAGTGTGTTCATTGTCAAAAAGGCGAGAGTTACTCGGACAAGCATGATATATCATCATGTAAGCCATGCACAATCTGTGACCCAAATGAGGAAACCATTAGTCCTTGCACAGCGacgaaaaatgcaaaatgcgGGAAATGTAATAGTGG CTACTACCGAGCTAAAAGTGGCGACTGCCACCCATGCTCCTGGTGTTGTGCCGATAGCAAAGAAGGAGATAAAGAACAACAATGCATTGACCAGACCAACCTGCCTGTCAATCAAGTGTGTCGTTATGACGTCAATACCATCAAGTGTGCACCctcaaaaaataactccacttcTCATGATCCTGCTACATCCGCAGTACCAAATCACGCAGGCGCGGAAGGCGACGTAGCCTATGGTATGGGATCCAAGAAAGAAAGCAACATCATTTTAGTGATTGCAATTAGCGGCTTTGTGGCTTTGGGCATCTGCATTTTGATTGGTCTTCTGTACATTTGTAACAGAAAGAACGATCGTCCTTCTCATCTAACATGGGCAACAATACCTTGTGTAAATAGACATC CAACCCAGGTTGTATCTACCGACAAACCACCATCACCAATTGTATTTGGAAGGAAGAAGTCCAGTACGGAACCACAAATAGTCTAG
- the LOC140936312 gene encoding TNF receptor-associated factor 2-like, whose translation MPGYAISAENKGSIDKRYFCLQCNNIFRDPVQTDCGHVYCKSCIRDLKRDDGMFICLVDKSPFAADQVFPDNFMKREALSLVVECPNYNNGCVWKGEVRNVEKHLLSCPYKEERCTNKGCSEWVRRVDFQQHIERECPYRPQTCPSCGESITAAFLKSHQEQDCKMQPVQCRLCRKQGILRGEMEKHVSPVDGDCEEVERSCSFEQIGCEKATKKMKYSEAKKHNQICSVFHLNLLLNFVLRLEKHVKHIVGASGAWVGSGADDWMRGSERLVSEAISKIDTAVKETTDLRQKLAEQGQRLALLEGRVGTAKDIPMVSNSAMLLPQNLPGDISRRLTNAENGSGNIEFLMDETVQEINNVKQEISSLRGQVDESVNSVRRLERRIESIEHNLALRNVTVQDIEEHVRQEQFSTYDGILLWKVTEVARRTEEARSGRQSSIYSPCFYTSRHGYKMCARLYLNGDGMGKGTHLSLFFVLMRGEFDALLRWPFRQKVTMMLMDQDNVEHVIDAFRPDPRSTSFQRPRRQSNIASGCPNFCSLSDLNSHAYVRDDTMFIKIIVDTTDI comes from the exons ATGCCAGGGTACGCAATATCAGCCGAAAACAAAGGCTCCATCGATAAGAGATACTTCTGCTTGCAGTGTAATAACATCTTCAGGGATCCTGTGCAGACGGACTGTGGTCACGTTTATTGCAAGTCTTGTATTAGAGACCTCAAACG AGATGATGGGATGTTCATTTGCCTGGTTGATAAGTCACCATTTGCAGCAGATCAG GTGTTCCCTGATAATTTTATGAAGAGAGAGGCCCTTTCCCTAGTTGTGGAATGCCCCAATTATAATAATGGTTGTGTCTGGAAAGGAGAGGTGCGAAATGTGGAG AAACATCTTTTGTCTTGCCCTTACAAAGAGGAACGTTGTACAAACAAAGGCTGCTCCGAGTGGGTAAGAAGAGTAGATTTTCAGCAACACATCGAAAGGGAATGTCCATACCGCCCTCAGACGTGTCCTTCGTGCGGGGAATCCATTACAGCAGCTTTTCTAAAG AGCCACCAAGAACAGGATTGTAAAATGCAACCCGTGCAATGTCGTCTATGTCGTAAACAGGGAATTCTGCGAGGAGAG ATGGAAAAGCATGTTAGTCCTGTTGATGGTGACTGCGAGGAAGTAGAACGAAGCTGTTCTTTTGAGCAAATCGGATGTGAAAAGGCTACGAAG aaaatgaagtaTTCTGAGGCAAAGAAACATAACCAGATATGTTCCGTATTTCACCTGAATCTGCTGCTGAATTTCGTTCTTCGTCTTGAGAAGCATGTAAAGCATATTGTCGGCGCGTCTGGTGCATGGGTTGGTAGTGGCGCTGATGACTGGATGAGGGGATCAGAAAGGCTCGTTTCCGAGGCAATATCAAAAATAGATACAGCTGTAAAAGAGACAACAGATTTGCGCCAGAAACTGGCGGAACAAGGCCAAAGACTTGCATTACTGGAAGGAAGGGTTGGAACTGCTAAAGACATACCGATGGTATCAAATTCCGCTATGTTGTTGCCTCAGAATTTGCCTGGGGACATTTCAAGAAGGCTCACTAACGCTGAAAATGGAAGTGGTAACATAGAATTCCTCATGGATGAAACAGTTCAAGAGATAAACAATGTCAAGCAAGAG ATATCCTCTCTTCGGGGTCAAGTGGACGAAAGTGTAAACAGCGTAAGGCGACTTGAAAGACGAATTGAATCCATAGAGCACAATTTAGCACTCAGAAACGTAACTGTACAAGACATCGAGGAACATGTACGACAAGAACAGTTCTCTACCTATGATGGCATATTACTCTGGAAGGTCACAGAAGTCGCTCGTCGCACAGAAGAAGCGCGTTCTGGACGGCAATCCTCCATTTATAGCCCGTGCTTCTACACCAGTCGCCATGGCTACAAAATGTGTGCCAGGCTGTATTTGAACGGAGATGGCATGGGCAAAGGAACACATCTTTCGTTGTTTTTCGTTCTCATGCGTGGTGAGTTCGATGCACTTCTCCGTTGGCCTTTCCGACAGAAGGTCACTATGATGTTGATGGACCAAGACAACGTGGAGCACGTGATCGATGCCTTCAGGCCTGACCCAAGGAGCACCTCCTTTCAAAGGCCAAGGCGACAGTCAAACATTGCCAGTGGATGTCCAAATTTCTGCTCGCTGTCTGACTTAAATAGTCACGCCTACGTAAGAGATGAtacaatgtttataaaaatcaTTGTCGACACCACTGATATTTAG